The following is a genomic window from Spirosoma foliorum.
TTACTTTCTTCTTGTTAGCAACTGTCTTACGCTTCCCTTTGCGGGTACGTAAGTTGTTTTTGGTATGCTGGCCACGAACCGGCAATCCTTTCCGGTGACGTAAGCCCCGGTAACAGCCGATGTCCATCAAACGTTTGATGCTCAACTGAATTTCCGAACGTAACTGGCCTTCTACCTTGTATTCATTCGAGATTGCGTTACGAACCGCACTCGCTTCTTCATCAGACCACTCATTGGCTTTCTTATCAACACTGATGCCAGCGTCGGTCAGGATTTTCTTAGCCCGGCTACGACCAATGCCGTAGATGTAAGTTAGCGCGATTTCACCACGCTTCTTGTCTGGAATATCAACACCTGCAATACGTGCCATGCTTAGCCTTGTCTTTGTTTGTAACGGGGATTCTTTTTGTTGATCACGTACAGCTTCCCTTTCCGCCGGATCACTTTGCAGTCTTCACTGCGCTTTTTGATGGACGCTTTAACTTTCATGATTGAAAAGTTTGTAGTTCGTAGTTTGAAGTTTGTAGTTATCAGAGGGTAAACCTCAAACTACGAACCACAAACTTCAAACGATTATTTATACCGATACACAATCCTTGCCTTACTTAGATCATAAGGCGACATTTCTAACTTTACGCGATCTCCGGGCAAAATTTTGATGTAATTCATCCGCATTTTGCCAGAGATGTGAGCAATTACCTCATGCTTGTTGGCCAATTCGACCCGGAACATTGCATTCGATAATGCCTCCAAAATCACACCGTCTTGTTCTATTGAATTCTGCTTTGCCATGTTGCTTTAAACTGCCATCAGTTCCTGTGTATCGACCATCAGGCTAGTATTCGCGGTAACTGCTTCGATATATTCAAAGGTGGTTAAGATCTCGGGTTTCCCTTTCCGAACGGCTACTGTGTGTTCAAAGTGAGCCGAAGGTTTACGATCAACTGTCCGAATAGTCCAACCATCGCGTTCCTGCACAACTCCCTTCTTACCGAAGTTAATCATTGGCTCAATCGCCAAAATCATACCTTCCCGTAATTTGGGACCCTGACCTCGCTTTCCGTAATTAGGTACTTCAGGCGCTTCGTGTAGGTTCTGACCAACGCCATGACCAACTAACTCCCGAACTACCGAATAACCGAACTTCTCAGTGTAGGTCTGAATGGCATATCCGATATCGCCAACCCGATTCCCTTCTATTGCTTGGCCTAAGCCGATATAAAGAGACTCCTTTGTTCGGCTTAAAAGCCGACGAACAGATGGACTTACATCGCCGACGGGATACGTATAGGCGCTATCGCTATGAAAACCGTTCAGTTTAACACCGCAGTCAATCGAGATAATATCCCCGTCGCGAAGTTCGTAGCGGCTTGGAAATCCATGAACCACCACATCATTGACCGAGATACAGAGTGAAGCCGGAAACTTGTTATAACCTAAGAATGATGGGATACCACCATTATCCTTTATAAACGTTTCTGCAACAATATCCAGTTCCTTTGTGGTAACACCAGGCCGGATAAGTTTTGCCACTTCGGCATGTGCTTTTCCGAGCAACTGGGCACTGATTTTTATCAAAGCAATTTCATCATCGCTTCTATAAAAAATCATCTTCTCCTTTTTATCAGAACCGGCCATTTCAATTAAGCTGCTACAGTCTCGCTCGTCCGTCCCTGTACTCGACCTGATTTCATCAGACCTTCGTACCGACGCATGAGCAGATAACTTTCTACTTGCTGAAGCGTATCCAATACAACACCTACCATAATTAACAGGGATGTGCCACCAAAGAATTGGGCAAAACCACTAGTCATTCCTAATAGATTGGCAATTGCAGGTAGAATCGCCACAATAGCTAGCATAATAGCACCAGGCAGCGTAATACGGTCAAGTACTGTACCAATGTATTCAGAGGTCTGAATCCCTGGTTTTACACCCGGAATAAAACCACCGCTACGCTTCATATCATCAGCAATCTGAACCGGGTTAACCGAGATAGCTGTATAAAAGAAGGTAAAGATGATGATCAGCAGGGCAAACAGAACATTGTACTGCCATGTTGTATAACTCTGAAATGCATTTTGTACGCTAGCAGCAAAATCGCTCTTCTCAGCAAACAGACCTGCCACATAAGTTGGAATGAACATTAACGCCTGAGCGAAAATGATAGGCATTACACCGGCTGCATTCAACTTTAGGGGTAAGTACTGACGCTGTCCACCAACAACTTTGTTCCCAATGACTTGCTTTGCATATTGAATCGGAATCCGACGAACGGCTTGCGTCAATACAACGGCACCCATAACAACAAAGTATAAGGCAACGATTTCCAAAACGAAAAGCAGGATTCCACCTGATCCTCTCGATTGTTGTTCACCGATAATGGCACCTGGAAGCCGAGATACAATCCCAATCATGATGATCATGGAAATCCCGTTACCTATCCCTTTATCTGTAATCCGTTCGCCCAACCACATGCAGAAAATAGTCCCTGCTGTCAGTACAAATAATGAGGAGATCGTGAATAAACCGCGATCAATCAAAAGTGCTTCCTGTGGAATTGTTGTACGAACGTAGGTAATAGCCTGTACAGCTGTTACGCCAATCGTTAATATCCGAGTAATCTGGTTCAGCCGCTTACGACCCGACTCTCCTTCCTTCTGCATTTTCTGGAAGTAAGGAAGAGCCAGCGTGAGTAACTGAATAGCAATCGATGCCGAGATGTACGGCATGATACCGAGTGCAAAAATCGAAGCCTTACTGAACGCACCACCTAAAAAGGTGTCCAATAAACCGAGTAACCCTTGCGGATTAAGATTCAGTTTCTGGGGGTCAACGCCCGGTAGCACAATTGCTGAACCGAGACGAAACGCCGTAATGAACAACAGCGTGTTGAGGATTCGACTCCGCAACTCGTCAATTGCAAAAATATTCTTGAACGTGGTGATGAGTCGGTTCATAAAAGTAGATCGGTCTTTGCCGTGCTCACAACTTAGTTAGCTGCTTCTTCTTTCGCTTCTTTTGTAGGCACAATTGCCTTTCCACCTGCTTTTTCAATAGCTTCTTTTGCGCTAGCTGAGAAAGCGTGGGCGTGGATTTCAACGGCAGTTGTCAATTCACCACGGCTTAATACTTTAACAAGGTCTTTCTTGCTAACCAGACCATGCTGAAGCAGGAATTCCATGTCAACGATCGTTGCCTTGGTCTCATCAACCAATGCCTGAATAGCATCCAGGTTGAGAGGTTTGTATTCGACGCGGTTGATATTTTTGAAGCCGAACTTAGGCACACGACGTTGAAGTGGCATCTGACCACCTTCGAAGTGTGTCTTACGACTGTAACCTGAGCGCGATTGCGCTCCTTTGTGACCACGCGTAGACGTACCGCCCATGCCTGATCCTTGTCCGCGTCCGACTCGCTTGCGCTCTCTGACGGAACCTTTTGCCGGTCTAAGGTTGCTTAAATTCATTGCTATATTAGTAAAAAGATGATTCTTTTGGCTTTTCAGCCAGCTCTAACGCAAGGTTAAAAAGGCCTGAAAACCAAAAGAATCGCAAAGATACTTAAATTTCTTCAACTTTCACCAGGTGCTGCACCTTATTGATTGCACCCTTCAGCGCGTCGTTATATTCTAGTTCGACGCTGCGGTTGATTTTGCCCAAGCCTAATGACTTGATAGCATTTTTTTGAGATAGCGGCCGTTTAATGGTGCTGCTGACCTGCGTGATGCGTACTCGTGCCATGTCTGTTGCTCCGTTTAAATTAACCGTTAAATACTTTTGCCAAACTTACCTGACGTTGGAAAGCAACCTGATGTGGTAACCGCATTTTAAGCAGTGCATCAAGCGTAGCTTTTACCACGTTGTGCGGGTTAGAAGACCCTTTCGATTTTGCCAGGATATCGTGAATACCAGCCGACTCAAGAACGGCGCGCATAGCACCGCCAGCGATCAAACCGGTACCTGGAGAAGCTGGTTTCAGCAGGACAAAGCCTCCACTGAATTTGCCTTCCATTTCGTGAGGAATGGTACGCTTCAGAAGTGGAACCTGTACCAGGTTTTTCTTTGCGTCTTCTACTCCTTTTGCAATCGCGTCCGTTACTTCATTGGCTTTGCCCAATCCGTAACCAACGACACCGTTACCGTCTCCGACGACGACAATCGCCGAGAAGCTGAATCGGCGACCACCTTTTACCACCTTCGCTACGCGATTGATGGCTACAACCTTTTCTTTCAGGTCGGCTTCGTTAAATTTTGTCGGTCTTGCTGAATTGATGTTCATCGCTTAGAACTTAAGGCCACCCTCGCGGGCTGCATCGGCCAGTGCTTTTACTTTACCGTGATATAAGTAGCCATTGCGGTCGAACACAGCTGCGCTGATGTTCTGTGCAACTGCTTTTTCAGCTAAACGCTGACCTACTTTCTTCGCTGTTTCGAGGGTGTTCCCTTCGATTTCGCTTTTCAACTCAACAGACGATGCAGCTGCCAGCGTGTGGCCCGTTACGTCATCGATAAGTTGTGCGTAAATTCCCGTATTAGAACGGAAAACTGATAGACGAGGACGTTCGGCTGTACCGGACACTTTCGCCCGGATACCAAACTTGATCCGCTGTCTTCTTTCTTGTTTTGTAGTTGCCATGTTATTTGATTCCGACCAAATAGGCTGTTTATAGTTTCAAGTTTCAGGTTCCATGTCTCAAGTACGATCACTAAATGTGGAACTTGAAACGTGGAACCTAAAACAAACTTATTTTTTAGACGAAGATTTACCAGCTTTCCGGCGAACTTGCTCACCGATGAAGCGGATACCTTTGCCTTTATAGGGCTCAACTTTACGGAGTGAACGGATTTTAGCCGCTACATCGCCAAGAAGTTGTTTGTCTGAGCCTTCCAGATATACTTTCGGATTCTGACCTTTTTCGGTTACAGCCGTTACCTTGATCTCTTCAGGAACTGCTACGTACACATTGTGTGAATAGCCAAGTTGCAATTCAAGAACATTATTAGTAACCGATGCTTTGTAACCTACCCCAATAACTTCGAGGTTAAGTTTAAAGCCTTCACTAACGCCTTGTACCATGTTGCTAACCAGCGAACGATACAGACCGTGTAGTGCTTTGTGGCGTTTCTGCTCCGTTGGACGGGACACTTGAATCTGACCTTCTTCGATGGCTACCGAAATGTCCGGGTCAACTGTTTGGTGCAGGGTGCCTTTAGGCCCTTTTACCGTAACGACGTTTTGATCGTCGACAGACAACGTTACGTTGCTGGGCAGGGCGATGGGTTTCTTACCTATGCGTGACATCGTTCAGTTCGGATTAATATACGTAACACAATACTTCTCCACCAACGTTCAGCGTCTTCGCTTCTTTATCAGTCATCACACCTTTAGAGGTTGAGATGATCGCTACGCCCAAACCATTCAGGATACGTGGCAGATGATCGGCTCCCCGATACTGACGTAGACCTGGCCGGCTGATACGTTGTAGATCAACGATAGCCGATTGCTTCGTTGTTGGATTGTACTTCAAAGCAATTTTGATGGTGCCTTGCGCAGTGCTATCGTCGAACTTATAGTTCTGGATGAACCCTTTGTCGTACAAAACTTTGGTAATTTCTTTCTTTATATTGGAAGCAGGGATCTCCACAACCCGGTGCTTTGCCCGGATGGCATTTCTAACGCGGGTTAGAAAATCTGCTATTGGATCTGTATTCATTCTTAGCGTTGCGTTACTTGCAAATCTCTCTTTTTGAGAAAGTTCGCAAAATTACGGAAACTGAATTACAAATAGAAATGGAATCTGGAATTACCAGCTTGCTTTAGTTACACCTGGAATTTTACCCGCTGATGCCATTTCCCGGAAGGTTACCCGCGAAATACCAAACTTGCGCATATAGCCCCGTGGACGACCTGTCAGTTTGCAACGATTGTGCAGACGAACTGGTGATGCATTTTTAGGAAGCTTGTCCAGACCGATGTAATCACCAGCTGCTTTCAGAGCAGCTCGTTTCGTAGCATATTTGGCAACTAACGCTTCGCGTTTCCGTTCCCGTGCTTTGATTGATTCTTTTGCCATTGTTTTAGCCTTTGTGTCGGTTGTTATTTACCACTTTTAGCAAACGGCATGCCCATTGCTTTCAACAGCTCGTAGCTTTCGCTATCGGTATTGGCGGTCGTCACAAACGTGATGTCCATCCCCGAAATACGGGCTACTTTATCGATGCTGATTTCTGGGAAGATAATCTGCTCCTGCACGCCGAACGTGTAGTTACCACGGCCATCAAACCCTTTGTCGCTAATGCCTTTGAAGTCACGAACGCGAGGCAACGATACCGTTGTCAACCGATCAAGGAATTCATACATTTTCTCACCACGTAAGGTCACTTTCGCACCGATGGGCATTTTCTCCCGCAGTTTGAAGTTAGAAACCGCTTTTTTCGACAAAGTCGCAACGGCTTTCTGACCCGTGATGGTCGTCAATTCTTCGACACCTACGTCAACCAATTTTTTATCGGCGACAGCGGCTCCAATACCTTTATTGACAACAATCTTCGTCAAGCGGGGTACTTGCATAACCGACTTGTACTGAAACTTGTCCTTCAATTGAGGTACAACTTCGTTTAAATATTTTTCTTTCAGTCTTGGCGTTGCCATTCTCTTAGACCTTTATTATTTACGGACGTCGGGGATGAAATTGCCGGTCTTTTTCGAGAACCGTTGCAGTTTACCCTTTTCATTCAACTTACGACCCGTACGGGTAGGTTCGCCGGTGGCAGGGTCAACCAATTTCAGATTACTGATATGAATTGATCCTTCCGTTTTTTCCAGACTTCCCTGTGGGTTAGAAGCGGTAGGTTTCAAGTGTTTGGTAATCATAGCCACACCCTCAACACGGGCACGATCTTTCTCTACAATTACTTCTTTCACTACACCGCGCTGCCCTTTCGAGTTACCACCAATCACGACGACCGTATCGCCCGTCTTGATGTGGAATTTGTGTGTCGGTAGCGTTATTTTCTTCTCCATTGCTTACAATACCTCTGGGGCTAACGATACGATTTTCATAAACTGCTTCTCGCGCAATTCGCGGGCTACAGGACCGAAAATCCGAGTACCACGCGGCTCATCGTTGTTGTTGAGCAACACAGCTGCGTTGTCTTCAAAACGGATGTACGAACCATCTTTCCGGCGTACTTCCTTTTTAGTCCGAACAACCACGGCTTTCGAAACCGTACCTTTTTTCATACTGCTGGACGACAGGGCTTGCTTCACTGTCACGACAATCTTGTCACCGACCGATGCATACCGTTTGCCCGTACCGCCCAGGACTCGGATAACCAGCACTTCTTTAGCGCCACTGTTATCGGCTACTCCTAATCTTGATTCTTGCTGTACCATGGCTTACTTCGCTTTTTCGATGATTTCGACTAACCGCCAACGCTTATTTTTGCTCAATGGGCGGGTTTCCATTACGCGAACTGTGTCGCCGATACCACACTCATTTTTCTCGTCATGAACCGTCAATTTTTTGGTCTTGTTCATGAACTTGCCATACATCGGGTGCTTCACTTTGCGATCAATCGCAACTGTGATTGTTTTCTGCATTTTATTGCTGGTCACCCGCCCGATACGCTCTTTACGTGCGTTACGCTCCGATGCCGATTTCGCTTCGCTCGTTGCTGGAGCGGCTGCTTTCGGCTGTTCTGTTGCTGCCACTGGAGTTGTTACTTCCTCCTGTGGTGCTGGTGCTTGTTGCTCTTCCATCGTCGTGTCTTATTAGGCTTGCCGCGATTTAACTGTCAGTTCTGTGTGCAGGCGAGCAATCCGTTTGCGGCTCTCGCGGATGCGCATGGGGTTCTCGATAGGAGACACAGCATGAGCAAACTTCAGTTTCAGCAGGCGATCCTGTTCCGCACCAATTTCAGCACGTAAGGCATCCGCCGACAATCCTTTCAAATCTTCTTTTTTCATCTTGTTCGTCGCTTAGGGATACTACTCTTCGCCTTGCTCCTGATAATCGCGCCGGACTACAAACTTGGTCCGAACGGGCAACTTCTGAGCGGCTAAGCGAAGGGCTTCCATACCCGTTGCTAAATCAACTCCCGTTGTTTCGAACATAATCGTGCCGGGTTTCACTACGGCTACCCAATACTCGGGAGCACCTTTACCTTTACCCATCCGTACTTCAGCCGGTTTCTTGGTGATCGGCTTGTCTGGGAAAATACGAATCCAAACCTGGCCTTCACGTTTCATGGCCCGGGTTACGGAAATACGAGCGGCTTCAATCTGGCGGGCGGTAATCCGACCTGGTTCCAGCGATTTGATAGCGAACGTACCGAAAGAAATCTCATGACCGCGCGATGCGATACCTGGAATCCTTCCTTTATGCTGTTTACGGAATTTAGTTCTTTTTGGCTGTAACATTTTTCTGTTATCAGTTAGCGTTCAATGTTTCAGGTTTCAAGTTGATGGTTCAAGTCTGTGAATAAACCGGTAACTTGAAACAACGAAACTTGGAACTCGTTTATCGTCTTGGTCCACCTTGGCCACCACCGCGATTGCCACCTTGGCCACCGCCACGATTGCCACCCTGGCCACCACCGCGATTACCGCCCTGGCCACCGCCACGGTTGCCACCACGGTCATTGGCTCCACGCTCACCGCGATTGCGGCCACCCCGTTCGTTACCATCACGGTCGCCACGTGGTCCCCGACGATCGCCACGATCGTTGGCAGAGGCTGTGCGTTCACCGGCTTGTGCCTGGCTCATCATAGCTGATGGAGACAGATCACGCTTGCCATAAACTTCGCCTTTGAAAATCCACACTTTGATGCCGATTTTACCGTAAACAGTTTGGGCTTCAGAGATTGCGTAATCGATATCGGCACGAAGCGTATGAAGAGGTACACGACCTTCTTTGTACTGCTCTGAGCGGGCAATTTCAGCACCACCTAAACGACCTGATACTTTTACTTTGATACCTTGAGCACCTACGCGAAGAGCTGACTGGATAGCCTGCTTCATAGCACGACGGAACGAAATACGAGCCTGTAACTGCTGAGCGATAGCTTCGCCAACCAATTTAGCATCGATTTCAGGCCGTTTGATTTCGAAGATATTGATCTGGACATCTTTGCCCGTGATCTTTTTCAACTCTTCTTTGATCTTATCGACCTCACCACCGCCTTTACCGATTACAATACCCGGACGGGCTGTGTGAATCGTGAGAGTAACCCGTTTTAGGGTACGCTCGATAACTACCCGAGCAATGGCTCCTTTCGGAATACGGGCTGCTACATATTTGCGGATTTTCTCGTCTTCAACGAGTTTATCAGCAAACTCTTTGCCGCCGTACCAGCTCGATTCCCAGCCCCGAACAATACCAAGTCGCAGGCCAACTGGATTTATTTTTTGTCCCATTTCTTAATTATTGTTCGTTTTCAGGGGTTTCTGCTTCTGCCGCTGTCAATACTGATTGAGCTGCACTGTCAACCACGATTGTAATGTGGTTTGACCGCTTCCGAATCCGGTGACCACGACCTTGTGGAGCTGGACGAAGACGCTTCAGCATCGGACCTCCATCAACAAAAATCGTTTTTACGTAAAGATCAGCGTCTTCGATACGCTCATCTTCATTTTTCTGCTGCCAGTTGGCAACGGCCGATAAAAGCACTTTCTGCAATACACCGGCACCAGCCTGTGGCTGATATTTTAACAGACCCAACGCCCGGCTAACGCGCTGACCACGAATGAGGTCGGCAATTATCCGCATCTTACGGGGCGACGTGGGCACATCTTTAAGTTTTGCTACTGCTTCCATTTAAAATGTGAGTTGTAAAGTTGTCGAGTTATTAGGTTGTAAAGTTTGTTGTTTGCGTAAGTCCCGGCGGGTCACCGCAACTTTATGTCTTTTCAACGTTCTAACTTTTCAACTTTAGTTTATCGTTTGCCCTTGTCTTTCTTTGCGGTGTGTCCCCGGAAGTTACGAGTTGGCGAGAATTCGCCGAGCTTGTGACCTACCATGTTTTCCGTTACATAAACCGGGATAAACTTGTTGCCGTTGTGAACGGCGAAGGTGTGGCCTACGAAATCCGGCGAAATCATCGAACGACGCGACCAGGTTTTGATGACCGATTTCTTGCCCGAATCATTCTGAGCCTGAACTTTATTGTCCAGACGGAAATCAATATATGGGCCTTTTTTGAGTGAACGTGCCATTGTTATCTGTTACTTTTTGCGTCGGCTAATAATCATGCTTTCAGATGCCTTGTTCTTGTTGCGGGTCTTTTGACCTTTAGCGAACTGGCCATTGCGTGAGCGTGGGTGACCACCGGATGCCCGACCTTCACCACCACCCATTGGGTGATCGACAGGGTTCATCACAACCGCACGAACGCGGGGACGATGACCTAACCAACGGTTCCGACCTGCTTTACCCACAACAACGTTCATGTGGTCGGGGTTAGATACCGAACCAACCGTTGCCATACCAGCACTTAATACCCGACGAGTTTCGCCCGAAGGAAGACGCAGGATAGCGTACTTGTCTTCACGACCTACTAATTGAGCATACGTACCAGCCGAACGAGCCATTGCGCCACCTTTACCAGGTGTCAGCTCAATGTTGTGAACGATGGTACCGATTGGCATAGCGGCTAATGGAAGCGCGTTACCTACGTCGGGGGTAGAACCTTCGCCTGACTGAATCGTCTGGCCAACACTAATACCTTGTGGTGCAATGATGTAGCGTTTTTCGCCGTCAGCATATTGCACCAGAGAGATGCGTGCAGAACGGTTTGGATCGTATTCTACAGTCAAAACTTCGGCAGGTTGGCCGACTTTATCGCGCTTGAAGTCAATGATACGGTAGTGCCGTTTGTGACCTCCTCCAATGTAGCGCATAGTGCGGTGCCCTTCGTTATTACGGCCACCGGTTCTCTTAATGGGCTCTAGCAGACTTTTCTCTGGCTTAGAGGCTGTTATTTCCGCAAAGTCGGGTGCCACGCGAAAACGTGTACTCGGCGTTATTGGTCTTAGTTTTTTAACTCCCATGACTGATTAATTGGTAGAGCAATGCTCGGTTTACAGGTCAGCGTAGATATCAATTACTTCGCCTTCTGCCACCGTAACAATTGCTTTCTTAGTGGTTGGGGTCTTACCCGATACAACACGTCCGTTGATGTTCTTGCTGCGTTTCTTTCCGAAAACCCGGAAGGTATTTACAGCCTCAACGTTTACGCCATACATTTTCTCGATGGCTTTGCCGATTTCGAGTTTGTTGGCTTTTAGTTCAACCTCAAAAGCATACTTCCCTTGCTTGTTAAGGCCCGTCATTTTTTCGGTGACGATTGGTCGTTTCAGTACGCTCATGATTATTTTTCGAACAACGTTTGGATGGTTGACAGCGCTTCTTCGCTGATGAGCAGTTGGTCGGCGTTCATCAGATCGTAGGTGTTCACCTGCGACGCTGTGGTCACTTTCGCTTTCTGCACGTTCCGGCTCGACAATACAACGTTTGTATTTACGTCGGGCAGGATCAGCAGCGTTTTACGACCCGTCAGGTTCAGATCACTCAGGAATTGAATGTAATCTTTTGTGCGGGGTGCTTCCAGCGTGATGCTGTCGATAACTGAAATCTTCTCAGCTTTTGCTTTTACAGCGTAGGCCGACTGGCGAGCCAGGGCTTTCACTTTTTTGTTCAGTTTGAAGCTGTAATCCCGGGGGCGAGGTCCGAAAATTGTACCACCACCTACGAATACTGGTGATTTGGCACTACCAGCACGAGCACCACCTGTACCTTTTTGCTTCTTCAGTTTGCGAGTTGAGTGTGCATTTTCAGCACGTTCTTTCGCTTTGTGCGTTCCCTGACGTTGGTTAGCCAGGTATTGTTTCACGTCGAGGTAAATCGCGTGTTGGTTCGGCTCGATACCGAAAACCTCCTCCGGAAGGGTGACCTTTTTGCCTGTGTCTACGCCTTTGCTGTTATATACGCTTAC
Proteins encoded in this region:
- the rpsC gene encoding 30S ribosomal protein S3, producing MGQKINPVGLRLGIVRGWESSWYGGKEFADKLVEDEKIRKYVAARIPKGAIARVVIERTLKRVTLTIHTARPGIVIGKGGGEVDKIKEELKKITGKDVQINIFEIKRPEIDAKLVGEAIAQQLQARISFRRAMKQAIQSALRVGAQGIKVKVSGRLGGAEIARSEQYKEGRVPLHTLRADIDYAISEAQTVYGKIGIKVWIFKGEVYGKRDLSPSAMMSQAQAGERTASANDRGDRRGPRGDRDGNERGGRNRGERGANDRGGNRGGGQGGNRGGGQGGNRGGGQGGNRGGGQGGPRR
- the rplV gene encoding 50S ribosomal protein L22, yielding MEAVAKLKDVPTSPRKMRIIADLIRGQRVSRALGLLKYQPQAGAGVLQKVLLSAVANWQQKNEDERIEDADLYVKTIFVDGGPMLKRLRPAPQGRGHRIRKRSNHITIVVDSAAQSVLTAAEAETPENEQ
- the rpsS gene encoding 30S ribosomal protein S19 — encoded protein: MARSLKKGPYIDFRLDNKVQAQNDSGKKSVIKTWSRRSMISPDFVGHTFAVHNGNKFIPVYVTENMVGHKLGEFSPTRNFRGHTAKKDKGKR
- the rplB gene encoding 50S ribosomal protein L2, with translation MGVKKLRPITPSTRFRVAPDFAEITASKPEKSLLEPIKRTGGRNNEGHRTMRYIGGGHKRHYRIIDFKRDKVGQPAEVLTVEYDPNRSARISLVQYADGEKRYIIAPQGISVGQTIQSGEGSTPDVGNALPLAAMPIGTIVHNIELTPGKGGAMARSAGTYAQLVGREDKYAILRLPSGETRRVLSAGMATVGSVSNPDHMNVVVGKAGRNRWLGHRPRVRAVVMNPVDHPMGGGEGRASGGHPRSRNGQFAKGQKTRNKNKASESMIISRRKK
- the rplW gene encoding 50S ribosomal protein L23: MSVLKRPIVTEKMTGLNKQGKYAFEVELKANKLEIGKAIEKMYGVNVEAVNTFRVFGKKRSKNINGRVVSGKTPTTKKAIVTVAEGEVIDIYADL
- the rplD gene encoding 50S ribosomal protein L4 codes for the protein MEVSVYNSKGVDTGKKVTLPEEVFGIEPNQHAIYLDVKQYLANQRQGTHKAKERAENAHSTRKLKKQKGTGGARAGSAKSPVFVGGGTIFGPRPRDYSFKLNKKVKALARQSAYAVKAKAEKISVIDSITLEAPRTKDYIQFLSDLNLTGRKTLLILPDVNTNVVLSSRNVQKAKVTTASQVNTYDLMNADQLLISEEALSTIQTLFEK